The following proteins are co-located in the Streptococcus anginosus genome:
- a CDS encoding SP_0009 family protein gives MENLLKTIEQFLEFSDEKLEELSRKNQALKLEETKKERGEHA, from the coding sequence ATGGAAAATTTATTAAAAACGATTGAACAATTTTTGGAGTTTTCTGATGAAAAATTAGAAGAATTATCCAGAAAGAATCAGGCTTTAAAATTAGAAGAGACTAAAAAGGAAAGGGGAGAGCATGCGTAA
- a CDS encoding septum formation initiator family protein translates to MARNIVQLNNRYIQDENQHRRYLEQERRKKNRFMGWVLILVILLFILPTFNLVQSYRNLLERRTQLMHLQKRYEEISNEKESQKAFANKLKDEEYAAKYARAKYYYSKQGEYIYTIPGLLPQ, encoded by the coding sequence ATGGCTAGAAATATTGTTCAATTAAATAATCGCTATATACAAGATGAAAACCAACATCGCCGTTATTTAGAGCAAGAAAGAAGAAAAAAGAATCGCTTTATGGGTTGGGTGTTGATTTTAGTCATCTTATTGTTTATTTTACCGACATTTAATTTGGTTCAAAGCTATCGAAATTTATTAGAACGTCGAACACAATTGATGCATCTACAAAAGAGATACGAAGAAATAAGCAACGAAAAAGAATCTCAAAAAGCTTTTGCTAATAAATTAAAAGATGAAGAATATGCTGCTAAATATGCACGTGCTAAATATTATTATTCTAAACAAGGGGAATATATCTATACAATCCCAGGATTGTTGCCACAGTAA
- a CDS encoding RNA-binding S4 domain-containing protein, translating to MRLDKYLKVSRIIKRRPIAKEVADKGRIKVNGILAKSSTDLKINDEIEIRFGNKILLVRVLEMKDSTKKEDATKMYEIIKETKVEVDG from the coding sequence ATGAGATTAGATAAATATTTAAAAGTATCCCGTATTATAAAACGTCGTCCTATTGCTAAAGAGGTGGCCGATAAAGGAAGAATTAAAGTAAATGGAATTTTAGCTAAAAGTTCAACAGATTTAAAAATCAATGATGAAATAGAGATTCGTTTTGGAAATAAAATTTTATTAGTTCGTGTTCTAGAAATGAAAGACAGTACTAAAAAAGAAGATGCCACTAAAATGTACGAAATTATAAAAGAAACAAAGGTAGAAGTAGATGGCTAG